Below is a window of Candidatus Margulisiibacteriota bacterium DNA.
AACAATAAGTAAGAATTTTTTCATTTTAATTACCTTTCAATTGTAATGTCATCTAAATAAAATCCATCTGAATATGTCCAATCTGTAATATATTTAAATCTTAAATAAAGTGTTTTCCCCGAATAAGAGCCGAGTTCAATGTTTTCCTGCGACCAGTAGGGATGTCCACCGGTATAGGATTTTATGCTTATCCAATTATTTCCATCTTCTGATATCTCAACTTTCAAATAATCATGCCCGGTAACAGCACTATACCAAACCCAAAAATGCAAGATATCAGTTCCACTTATTAATATCGGCATCTTAAACTTAAATAAATTATTCAAATTGCTTCCCTCGCCCGAATAAAAACTTTTATCCCCATTATGAGCTTTTGTTCCCGAGACTGAAAATCCCGACACCTCCCAACTGCTTGCTCCATTTTCTGCCCCATCACTAAAAATGGCCTCAGGGGAAGGCGTTTTGACCATAATTTCCGAAGAGTAGCCACTCTCATTATAGGCAGAATCAATTCCTTTCACCTTATAATGATATGTTATACCGGCCTGTAAACCTGTGTCGACACAGGTTGTAGTCTTTCCAACTGAACTTATTTTAGAAAAGTCCTTATTATTTGTAATACTTCGATATACCTGATATCCAAGAATATCTGTTTCATTTACAGCCTCCCAACTTAGAATGACTTCAGTGGAGCTTTTTGCCGTGGCAATTAAGCCTGTTGGGGCTGCTGGAGGATTGGTTGCTAATACGCTGGGCGCATAATCATAAAATCTTTTCTCGCCCGGAGTTTTTTGAAAAACCCAATCAAAAACGATTTTTTCATCATCAAAACTAATTATTTTAAATTTACCATAAAAATTGTTTTCATATTTAAGCAAAAAACAATATACTGAACCAACTTTGAGTTTGGAATCAGCATCACTTATACGTTCATCTCCAAACTTATAATAGAGCCCTGCCCAACTCTCAGGCACTTGATTTAAATCCTTTATGTTTTCGTTGCTTGCCGTTAGGCTGATTAAACCTCCATCAAAAAATGAATCTGAATAATCATAATTACCATTTCTATCACCCCCAAAAGTCAAAAAATTATTATTCCCATAATAATACGCATAATCCATATCTCCATAACACTGGTCTACCACTGTCCCCGAAAAGAAATCAAAACTTTTTCCAAATGACAGAGTGGCTCTTCCATATCGAATGGTACTTGCCGGAAGAGTATCATCCACACGAATTTTTATTTTATTAAAGATATCCTGCCTGCCGTTAGTAACAATGAGATCGATCTCGGCAGTTCCGATATCTCCCGGAGCTTGGATTACAATGTTCTTATTTTGATCCAGGGCAAGGGTCTCTCCGGTTCCTAAGCGATAAAACATTTTATTCCCTTCGGTATCAAAAGCGTCAAGAGAAAGCGAAATAAAGCTATTCGGCGCCACGGCCTCTGGTGAAATTGTTAGAGATTGTATGATCGAAGTTGCCGAATTTGTTACAACCGGCGAGGTGGAACACCCATTTGCAAAAAAAACAATTAAAATCGAAGCCGTTATCAACAAAGGCAAATAACCGCCGTTTTTATGTTTTTTCTGCTGAAGCCATATTTTTGTCTTATTTACTATTGCCTTTTCCATTTCAACTTTTCCACTATCTTCTATGCTCTATTTCCTATGCTCTGTTTCAAAAATTCTTCCACGCCAGCACCGATTCTACCGTCGACGTGCTTGATGTTACCTTCACTATTCCGGCATTATTCCCCAGCCAAATGTTTGAGTTCCCGGCCTCCACCGTCCCATACATGGTAACGGCGGCAATTTTGTAACAATCAAAAGTTCCGGCGGGAACCGTCACATTTTCTTTGGCCGTCACTGACATGGTCGTTGAATATGAGCCGGAAATCGACTCCCATGATTTCCCGACTTCGAGCGGGAAAGCAAGAATTTTGACGCCGGTTGAAGTTGGGTAGCTGGGCGAGCCGTGCGAGTAAACGCCGGAACTATCAATTCTGTAATATGCTTCACTTGTTGATTTTGCATTTGAAGAAGATATATAAAGCGAGGAGAAACATTGAACGGTTGTCGAGCCGATACTGGCCGTTCCTTCAACCGTCATAATTTGAGAACTCCCATCCGAACCGGTTATGCGCCAGGTATTCCCCTGCGCGTGAGGGAAATAGCTTTCCCCTCCGCCGCCACCGCTCGGTTGCAATATTGAACAACCCGAAACAAACAAACCAGCCATCGCCACCAAAACAACCGCTAAACTAAACGCTCTATTCGCCATAACCAGCCCTCCCCTTAAAAATTCTTTGAATCCAATACTATAGTATCATTATTTGC
It encodes the following:
- a CDS encoding fibronectin type III domain-containing protein, whose protein sequence is MEKAIVNKTKIWLQQKKHKNGGYLPLLITASILIVFFANGCSTSPVVTNSATSIIQSLTISPEAVAPNSFISLSLDAFDTEGNKMFYRLGTGETLALDQNKNIVIQAPGDIGTAEIDLIVTNGRQDIFNKIKIRVDDTLPASTIRYGRATLSFGKSFDFFSGTVVDQCYGDMDYAYYYGNNNFLTFGGDRNGNYDYSDSFFDGGLISLTASNENIKDLNQVPESWAGLYYKFGDERISDADSKLKVGSVYCFLLKYENNFYGKFKIISFDDEKIVFDWVFQKTPGEKRFYDYAPSVLATNPPAAPTGLIATAKSSTEVILSWEAVNETDILGYQVYRSITNNKDFSKISSVGKTTTCVDTGLQAGITYHYKVKGIDSAYNESGYSSEIMVKTPSPEAIFSDGAENGASSWEVSGFSVSGTKAHNGDKSFYSGEGSNLNNLFKFKMPILISGTDILHFWVWYSAVTGHDYLKVEISEDGNNWISIKSYTGGHPYWSQENIELGSYSGKTLYLRFKYITDWTYSDGFYLDDITIER